A single genomic interval of Camelina sativa cultivar DH55 chromosome 11, Cs, whole genome shotgun sequence harbors:
- the LOC104726738 gene encoding uncharacterized protein LOC104726738: MGIRIDGGEVLETFERADAVTSEPVKASYGSNRDGEDEEYEWVAVDKEVDFITDKAPELDEVDDAFSALQLMFNEDDEKSEDQVTESESVDWIEPPLQLCNTSLLQPYMLDRLYDACHVFQTDPSVQRMVISLTSDRAVWDAVMNNEVVRELISNVERSEEDSGSAPNCCIRKLFERSAIKIMDAMERVTKYVTDLFNVVPGDETVMLASGAAPVMEKLQMCVLLTIVVLLIVLVTRVTGGR; encoded by the exons ATGGGAATCAGAATCGACGGCGGAGAGGTGCTGGAGACTTTCGAAAGAGCTGATGCTGTTACA TCTGAGCCGGTTAAGGCGAGTTATGGATCTAACCGTGATGGGGAGGATGAAGAGTATGAATGGGTGGCTGTAGATAAAGAGGTTGATTTTATTACGGATAAAGCTCCGGAGCTTGACGAAGTTGACGATGCCTTCTCTGCACTTCAATT GATGTTCAATGAGGATGATGAAAAATCAGAAGACCAGGTTACAGAGTCGGAGTCTGTGGATTGGATTGAGCCTCCGTTGCAGCTCTGTAATACTAGTCTTCTACAGCCTTACATGCTGGATAGACTCTACGACGCCTGCCATGTGTTTCAGACCGACCCTTCTGTTCAG AGAATGGTTATCTCTTTGACTTCAGACAGGGCTGTTTGGGATGCAGTGATGAACAACGAGGTTGTCCGGGAGCTCATAAGCAATG TTGAGAGGTCAGAAGAAGACTCTGGTTCAGCCCCAAATTGTTGTATAAGAAAGTTGTTTGAGAGAAGTGCCATCAAAATCATGGACGCCATGGAGAGAGTCACAAAGTACGTCACTGACCTCTTCAATGTTGTTCCTGGAGATGAGACAGTTATGCTAGCTTCAGGTGCTGCCCCGGTGATGGAGAAACTTCAGATGTGCGTTCTGCTCACCATTGTTGTCCTTCTTATCGTTTTAGTTACCCGAGTGACGGGAGGTAGATAG
- the LOC104726736 gene encoding autophagy-related protein 3-like, with translation MLLQPELVMEDVSQDHARKTVTIEDHPHLPGKHASVHPCRHGAVMKKIIDVLMSRGVEPEVDKYLFLFLKFMASVIPTIEYDYTMDFDLGSSST, from the exons ATGCTGCTACAACCTGAACTTGTAATGGAGGATGTGAGCCAAGACCATGCTCGTAAAACG GTCACAATTGAAGATCATCCACATTTGCCTGGGAAACATGCTTCAGTCCATCCATGTCGGCATGGAGCTGTTATGAAGAAAATCATTGATGTATTAATGTCGCGCGGAGTAGAACCTGAAGTTGACAA GTACctcttcctgttcttgaagtTCATGGCATCAGTTATTCCAACAATCGAGTATGATTACACAATGGACTTTGATCTCGGTAGCTCAAGTACCTAA
- the LOC104729028 gene encoding autophagy-related protein 3-like, translating to MDALDINEKNVIKSIPTYFGGGEEEDIPDMEEFDEADNVVEDDPATLQSTYLVAHEPDDDNILRTRTYDLSITYDKYYQTPRVWLTGYDESRMLLQPELVMEDVSQDHARKTVTIEDHPHLPGKHASVHXSLQFALSFLLLFDKCF from the exons ATGGATGCCTTGGAcataaatgagaaaaatgttaTCAAATCAATACCTACGTATTTTGGAGGTGGGGAGGAGGAAGATATTCCAGACATGGAGGAGTTTGATGAGGCTGACAATGTGGTAGAAGATGATCCA GCAACTCTTCAGTCAACTTATCTTGTGGCTCATGAACCTGATGACGATAACATTCTCCGAACTCGGACATATGATCTCAGCATAAC GTATGATAAGTATTACCAAACTCCTCGTGTTTGGCTGACCGGTTATGATGAG TCAAGGATGCTGCTACAACCTGAACTTGTAATGGAGGATGTGAGCCAAGACCATGCTCGTAAAACG GTCACAATTGAAGATCATCCACATTTGCCTGGGAAACATGCTTCAGTCCATCNGTCTTTGCAGTTTGCGCTCAGCTTTTTATTGCTCTTTGATAAATGCTTTTAA
- the LOC104729029 gene encoding autophagy-related protein 3-like, giving the protein MVLSQKLHEAFKGTVERITGPRTISAFKEKGVLSVSEESGDPSKRKPYLPSDKQFLITRNVPCLRRAASVAEDYEAAGGEVLVDDEDNDGWLATHGKPKGKEDNDFVLRD; this is encoded by the exons ATGGTGCTTTCGCAAAAGCTTCATGAAGCTTTTAAAGGTACAGTTGAGAGGATCACAGGTCCACGTACGATCTCTGCGTTCAAGGAGAAGGGAGTACTCAGCGTCAGCGA GGAATCTGGTGACCCAAGCAAAAGGAAGCCTTACTTGCCCTCGGACAAACAGTTTTTGATTACTAGAAATG TACCTTGTCTACGGAGAGCTGCATCTGTGGCAGAGGATTATGAAGCTGCTGGAGGTGAAGTGttggttgatgatgaagataatgaTGGTTGGCTGGCTACACATGGGAAACCGAAAGGCAAGGAAgataatgattttgttttgagagattaa
- the LOC104726739 gene encoding uncharacterized protein LOC104726739, which produces MAALTLHHSCLEASGHLSRRLYHSKFSSIPRNLLKDLSFRQTPADFSSFLLSERSTAFAVRALSTVAVEESPEKKMVKGIRVYEHGGPEVLKWEDVEVGEPKEGEIRVKNKAIGLNFIDVYFRKGVYKPASMPFTPGMEAVGEVVAVGSGLTGRMIGDLVAYAGNPMGAYAEEQILPADKVVPVPSSIDPIVAASIMLKGMTAQFLLRRCFKVESGHTILVHAAAGGVGSLLCQWANALGATVIGTVSTNEKAAQAKEDGCHHVIMYKNEDFVSRVNDITSGKGVNVVYDSVGKDTFKGSLACLKSRGYMVSFGQSSGSPDPIPLSDLAPKSLFLTRPSMMQYNETRDELLECAGEVFANVQSGILKARVNHKYPLSRVADAHADLENRLTSGSVVLLP; this is translated from the exons ATGGCAGCATTGACTCTTCATCACTCTTGTCTTGAAGCGTCTGGACACCTGTCACGTCGTCTATATCACTCAAAATTCTCGAGCATTCCACGAAATCTTCTCAAAGATCTCAGCTTTCGTCAAACCCCTGCCGATTTCTCGAGTTTTTTGTTGTCTGAACGCAGCACTGCGTTTGCTGTACGAGCTCTGAGTACAGTCGCGGTGGAAGAGTcaccggagaagaagatggtAAAAGGTATTAGGGTTTACGAGCATGGCGGTCCTGAG GTTCTGAAATGGGAAGATGTGGAAGTAGGGGAACCAAAGGAGGGTGAGATACGTGTGAAGAACAAGGCGATCGGGCTTAACTTCATTGATGTTTACTTCAGGAAAGGTGTTTACAAGCCAGCTTCAATGCCCTTCACACCAG GTATGGAGGCTGTTGGAGAGGTGGTAGCTGTTGGCTCGGGATTGACTGGGAGAATGATTGGTGATCTCGTTGCTTACGCTGGAAATCCAATGGGTGCGTATGCTGAGGAACAAATCCTTCCAGCGGATAAAGTGGTTCCTGTTCCTTCATCTATTGATCCTATCGTTGCAGCATCAATCATGCTCAAGGGTATGACTGCACAGTTTCTCCTTCGCCGTTGCTTCAAG GTCGAGAGTGGGCATACAATCCTTGTccatgctgctgctggtggaGTTGGGTCTCTGTTGTGTCAATGGGCAAATGCACTTGGAGCCACTGTCATTGGAACTGTCTCAACTAATGAAAAAGCTGCTCAAGCCAAAGAAGATGGATGCCACCATGTTATTATGTACAAAAACGAGGATTTTGTTTCCCGGGTCAACGACATTACATCTGGTAAAGGAGTCAATGTTGTTTATGACTCTGTGGGAAAAGACACTTTTAAG GGATCACTAGCATGTTTAAAGAGCAGGGGATACATGGTGAGCTTTGGACAATCATCAGGATCTCCAGATCCGATTCCATTATCTGATCTTGCTCCAAAGTCGCTCTTCTTGACAAGACCTTCCATGATGCAATACAATGAAACTCGGGACGAGCTCTTGGAATGTGCGGGAGAGGTTTTCGCCAACGTTCAATCCGGCATCTTAAAGGCTCGTGTGAATCACAAGTACCCGCTGTCTCGAGTCGCTGACGCTCACGCAGATCTTGAGAATAGGTTAACCTCTGGCTCCGTTGTGCTCTTGCCGTGA
- the LOC104726740 gene encoding sugar transport protein 3-like: MGEEEARKEAMAKSESGGKITYFVVASCVMAAMGGVIFGYDLGVSGGVMSMGPFLKKFFPKVYKLQEEDRTRRSNNHYCLFNSQLLTSFTSSLYVSGFVATLLASSVTRSWGRKPSIFLGGLAFLAGSALGGSAQNVAMLIIARLLLGVGVGFANQSVPLYLSEMAPAKYRGAISNGFQLCIGIGFLTANLINYETQKIKHGYGWRISLATAAIPASVLTLGSLFLPETPNSIIQTTGDVRKAELMLCRVRGTQNVQDELTDLIEASSDSVTDSNAFVILLQKKYRPELVMALAIPFFQQVTGINVVAFYAPVLFRTVGFGESGSLMSTLVTGIVGTASTFLSMLVVDRIGRKTLFLIGGLQMLVAQVTIGVIIMVAEGHNNGVIGEEYGYTVVVLVCVYVAGFGWSWGPLGWLVPSEIFPLEIRSQSVTVAVSFVFTFAVAQSVPPMLCKFRAGIFFFYGGWVVVMTVAVQLFLPETKNVPIEQVAGLWDKHWFWRRMTKKRDIQETTIL; the protein is encoded by the exons GTGGAGTGATGTCAATGGGGCCATTTCTGAAAAAATTCTTCCCAAAAGTGTATAAGCtccaagaagaagatagaaCAAGGAGAAGCAATAACCACTATTGTCTTTTCAATAGCCAACTTCTTACGTCTTTCACATCTTCTCTCTACGTTTCCGGTTTCGTCGCTACTCTACTAGCTTCGTCGGTCACTCGTTCTTGGGGCCGCAAGCCCTCTATATTTCTTGGCGGCTTGGCCTTTCTCGCCGGCTCTGCTCTCGGCGGCTCTGCTCAGAATGTTGCTATGCTCATTATTGCACGTCTCTTGCTCGGTGTTGGAGTTGGATTCGCAAACCAG tcGGTTCCTCTGTATCTCTCGGAGATGGCGCCGGCGAAATACAGAGGAGCAATCAGTAATGGTTTCCAGCTCTGTATCGGAATTGGATTCTTAACCGCAAATCTAATCAACTACGAAACCCAAAAGATCAAACACGGCTATGGTTGGAGAATCTCTTTAGCCACAGCTGCAATACCGGCTTCAGTCCTCACGCTTGGCTCACTCTTTCTCCCTGAGACACCGAATAGTATCATCCAGACCACGGGAGATGTGCGAAAGGCTGAGCTCATGCTCTGCCGTGTCCGTGGAACACAGAATGTTCAAGACGAGCTTACTGATCTCATCGAAGCTAGTTCTGATTCAGTTACAGATTCAAACGCATTTGTTATATTGCTTCAGAAAAAATATAGGCCTGAGTTAGTGATGGCTTTAGCGATACCTTTCTTTCAACAAGTTACGGGAATCAACGTTGTTGCTTTCTACGCACCTGTTTTGTTTAGAACCGTTGGGTTCGGAGAGAGTGGTTCGTTGATGTCAACACTCGTGACCGGAATCGTGGGCACAGCTTCGACGTTCTTGTCGATGCTCGTTGTGGACAGAATCGGTAGAAAGACTCTGTTTTTGATAGGAGGGTTACAGATGCTTGTGGCACAAGTTACCATCGGTGTGATCATTATGGTGGCTGAGGGTCACAACAACGGGGTGATAGGGGAAGAGTACGGCTACACAGTTGTGGTTTTGGTATGTGTTTACGTGGCGGGGTTTGGTTGGTCGTGGGGGCCATTAGGGTGGCTTGTACCGAGCGAGATTTTCCCGTTGGAGATAAGATCGCAAAGTGTGACTGTGGCAGTGAGTTTTGTGTTTACTTTTGCGGTGGCTCAAAGCGTACCACCGATGTTGTGTAAGTTTCGAGCTgggattttcttcttttatggaGGGTGGGTGGTTGTGATGACGGTGGCGGTGCAGCTCTTTTTGCCGGAGACTAAGAATGTTCCGATCGAACAGGTGGCTGGACTCTGGGACAAGCATTGGTTTTGGAGGAGAATGACGAAGAAACGTGATATTCAAGAAACCACCATACTTTAG